The genomic segment TCGGGCTTGTCCGGCTGGGCGAAGAAGAACCAGTGGAACCAGTCGTGGGCGAACTTGGCGTCGCAGCGGGCGAGGGCCTCCCCGATCGGGACGGCGTCCATCACCGCGAGCGCGCGGACGCGCTCCGGGTGGTCGAGCGCCAGCCGGGTGGCCACGTACGCGCCGCGATCGTGCCCCACGACGGCGAACTCCTCGTGCCCCAGCCGCCGCATCAGCTCGACGCAGTCCCTGGCCATCACCCGCTTGCTGAAGGGCTCGTGATCCTCCGTGGTCGGCGGCTTGCTCGATTGGCCGTACCCGCGGGTGTCCGGGCACACCACCGTGAACCCACGCGCCAGCAGCGGCGCGACCCGGTGCCACGTGGTGTGGGTGCGCGGGTGCCCGTGCAGCAGGAGCACCGGCGGCCCCTCGCCGCTGGTCTCGACCCGGAGCTTCACATCACCGACATCCACCCAGTTGCTCACCGGGTCGAGCCTAGTGGGCGAAACCGCAGCTCGCAGGCTTGCGCGGGGCTTAAGGGATACCCCTTTGAAGGGGGGTTGGGGCGTGCCCTATGCTTATGTTCGCTCCCAGGGACGACCTGAGAGCGCGGTCGGGTCGGTTTACCGAAACCGGCCGGGCTCCCATCGTCCAGCGGCCTAGGACTCCGCCCTTTCAAGGCGGCAACGCGGGTTCGAATCCCGTTGGGAGTACGCAGTACAGTAGTAGATGCAAGGCCCTGTGGCGCAGTTGGTTAGCGCGTCGCCCTGTCACGGCGAAGGTCGCGGGTTCGAGTCCCGTCAGGGTCGCAAGATCGTTCGGCTCCTTGCCGGCGTTCCCGGCCAGGTAGCTCAGTTGGTACGAGCGTCCGCCTGAAAAGCGGAAGGTCGCCGGTTCGACCCCGGCCCTGGCCACCGCTCTCAGAACCGCCTTGACTCAGGTCAGGGCGGTTTTTCGTTGCCGGGGTCCGCTGGGGTTGGGTCGCCGCCGATTGCCGCCCTTGCCCTCCCGTAGTTGCACGCTGGATGCACGGCCTCCCCGGCCGCTTGCTCCTCCTCGTCGCACCGAGCTCGTCGGGAATCAAAGGCGGGCTTCGCTCATCGCGCAGCGACGCCATCAGGCGCCCTTGAGGCGGCGGGCCCGGTGTACGACGATCCACGGGGAAGGGGACGCCTCGTGAGTCGCGCTCGTCTGCGTGGGTGCTCCAGAGTCGGCGTGGTTCGCCGGGGTGCTCCGCGAGCTGGCGTCACCCGCCTGCGCGCCGCCTGCGGCTGGTGACCCGGCCGCGCCCTGGCGGGTGCACCGGGTGGCCGCTGGGCGGAGCGGAGCGGGACCCCAGTGTGTCGCGATGGGTGCGCCCGCCGAGGCGTGGCCGGTGTCGACCAGTCCGCGAGCGCGCCGCCGCTGGCGGCGCGCCTTGATCCCATAGAGCCAAATTCGGCAAGGGACGAACGAGATCTCGACGCGATAGCCGATGAGGTGTTTCGCACAAACTTTCGAAGATCTAGACGTTCGATGTAACGTCTGAACCTACGCTGACCGACTACCTGGAAGAGTAGTGTTGCCACGACTAGTGACGTAGGGTGTTCAGATGGTTGCAGTCACAGTGTCGGACTTGATCACTGCCATGGCTGTCTCTGGCGGCCCGTCTCGGTTCCATGCGCGGAACCATCGGCCGCTACACGAGGCTCTCGTCTACCTGAACGACCACGCTGGTGAGAACCTGCTGGGTGGCAAACCCGTACCTGACCCTGAGGTGGGTCTGCGAGTACGTGGAGTCACCAAAGCGTTGTGGGACCTGTGCCGGACCGGTTTCTTGAGTGCGGAAGGAGTCGGGCAGCAAACTTACTTTGTTGTAGCCAATAGAAGTGATAGCCGGTTCTGTCTCGGTTCGATGTCGATTAATGCGCACGTCGCACGTGCTATTCACTTAGCTGCAGATCGGTGGGCTTGTTCCGAAACTCGTTTGAAAAAATCCCGCCAGGTTGCAGTGTCGTCTTCCGCTGCCTGTGTCTCGCAGGCTGGCATCCCTCGCCAATTGTCTGATTTCTGGAGTCTCCATCGCGCGGTTAGCTTAAACTGATCCTTATTAATCCCGCGTGTGATTCTCTGGGCGCTCACTTCGTAGGCGCGGTCTTGTGCTGTCTTGGTGCGGTGGGCCTTGAAGCCAGTCCATCTGTACGGTTGACTAAGGTCCCGTTTCCAATCCAGGTGTCGTACTCCCTGAAGTTCTCTTTTGGCTGCTTGTGCGCTGCCCGGTCGGCGGTCCGGGTTTTCGTTCAGCATGCATCGGATTATTCGGCGTAGGGCGTCGGGGACATGAATGCCCGGTGTGAGCATTCGTTCCGAGAGTGCGCGCTTGCCGCTACTATTTCGACGCTCTACCTCATCTTGGTCGATGGTTTCGTAGGGGAGTCGACCATTTACTAACTCAAGCAGAATCATTCCGGTGCTGTAAATATCGCCTGCTGGAGAGTAATGCCCTGTTGAATATTCGGGAGGAAGGTATAGTGGGGTGCCGCCGCGAGCTTTACTGTAACCCGACCCGTCAATCTTCGCCGCGCTGCCAAGGTCGCCGACGTATGCAGTGCGTCGATCTTCAGATAAGAAGACGTTGCTCGGCTTTATGTCGCGGTGAACAATTCCATTGTTAACGTGTAAGTGGTCTAGTGCGTCCAGTGTTTGGCACGTGAGTGATACTGCATCACCCATACTAAATGGGTGCGATTCTTGGAGTGCTCTAAGTAGGCTGCCACCTTCGTAGTAAGGCATAATGAAGGTGAGTCCGGCAACCCCACGGTACTGTGGGTCCCACTGCGCCTCGCTTACTTTCGCTAGATTCGGGTGGTCGAATTGATCTAGAAGCCTGGGCTCTCCAAACGCGAGCGAATCTTCTAGTCCGAGTAAGCTTATAGTCTTTTGAACGACGTTGCGCTCGAAAACCTCATGGTATGCTAGGTGGCATATGTCGGTGGCTCCTTCGTTTAGGGAGCGCAGGATAGTGTAAGTCGGTTTTTGAAGATCCTCGCCCAGTATGACCACTATGTCTCCCGGTTTCCGCAGATAGCTACTAGTGCGGCCAGGCTTCGCTTGTCATTCCAATAAGGGCCGACGCGCTCAATGTTTTTGTTTACTAGATCACTTAGTCGACCAGACTGCGGCAAGTTATACGAAGATCGCGCAGCGCGTCTGCTTATCCGTCTGCAGTCAATTCCTAGTTGGGCGGTGGCAGCGTATACGACAGTTTCAATCTCAATGCGTGGAACAAGTTTCGTGTAGGTGGCAGAATAGTTAGACTCCGGTGCAAGTATGCGAACTTGTTCTATTGAGAAGTTTTTAACTATTCTCACTACTTCCTCGGTTAGTGCTACAATTTGCCGTCCTGGCTCTAATCCAGCCGGGAATTTTACGGAGTACGGATCCACGTCAAGAATCGTCTCATTTTCAACGATGGCCAAATATGCGCAGTCGCTTGTCGCGTTTACTCCGAGAGTGCGCATCCTGCCCCCGTGCTGTCTATCGCTAGTGTCGCCAGGGTGTCGTCACGTGTTCGCGGTATGTTACAGCCAGAGGCTGTTCGTGTTGATAGTGTTACCTGGGATGGTCGGTGCTGCTTGTAGTCCGAGGATCTCGTGTAGTGAAGTGACCAGGGCGTTTGGTCCTCGTGTGGACAACGCGGCCGTCTTGGTCTTCTTGTTGGCGAATGCGATTATGGGCACCTTTGCGCCCTGGGCTGCCTCGATGTCGGTCACAGAATCGTCAATGAGGACCGCTTCGTGGCGGTGACTCGCTAGTTGACTCAAGGCTAGTGCTATCAATTCCGAGTTCGGCTTTAGTGCTTGAGGATTGTGGC from the Amycolatopsis magusensis genome contains:
- a CDS encoding serine/threonine-protein kinase, with the protein product MVILGEDLQKPTYTILRSLNEGATDICHLAYHEVFERNVVQKTISLLGLEDSLAFGEPRLLDQFDHPNLAKVSEAQWDPQYRGVAGLTFIMPYYEGGSLLRALQESHPFSMGDAVSLTCQTLDALDHLHVNNGIVHRDIKPSNVFLSEDRRTAYVGDLGSAAKIDGSGYSKARGGTPLYLPPEYSTGHYSPAGDIYSTGMILLELVNGRLPYETIDQDEVERRNSSGKRALSERMLTPGIHVPDALRRIIRCMLNENPDRRPGSAQAAKRELQGVRHLDWKRDLSQPYRWTGFKAHRTKTAQDRAYEVSAQRITRGINKDQFKLTARWRLQKSDNWRGMPACETQAAEDDTATWRDFFKRVSEQAHRSAAK
- a CDS encoding alpha/beta fold hydrolase, which codes for MSNWVDVGDVKLRVETSGEGPPVLLLHGHPRTHTTWHRVAPLLARGFTVVCPDTRGYGQSSKPPTTEDHEPFSKRVMARDCVELMRRLGHEEFAVVGHDRGAYVATRLALDHPERVRALAVMDAVPIGEALARCDAKFAHDWFHWFFFAQPDKPERAINADPDAWYNVGTRNTPERMGAENFADFHRAIHDPATISCMLEDYRAGLGIDRAHDDADRAAGRRIQCPTHVLWAAHDDMTDLYGDILTIWRDWTTGPLTGAEIDSGHHMAEEAPEELADELAAFLNRA